The sequence ataatgctttctttgttttggttgtttgctACGAGTTATAGTAATGCAAGTGTATAGAATCTTGTTGAACACTTGAACTTGTGACCAACAAACAAAAGTACATCGAGTATTGTGGGCCTTATTCCTATTTGGCTTATCCTCCTCCATAGTAAATGGCAATCCAGCATTTGCCACAACAATCATACAGTTTTTCGCTATTGAAATGGTGTCAGCCCACTTCTGCTAGCGCCTAGTGCACTGTTAGCCACCTTTTGAAACTCAACCTAGGAGATTTTCAGTCGAATAATCGTTCACTTTTGCTCTTTTTGCTTGGTTCGCAACTCACTAGCAATTTGCTCAGGTAAAAGTTGGAGCAAACTTGCAGAGTTAATAATTTGTTAGCTACTCTCAATTGCCACTGCCACCATGTAAATGCAAGACTACATATATATGGATGTTCAATTTGATCGTTGCTGGCCTTGTGCATCACTAcagttttttgcatttttgcgTCTCTCTAGTTTATAATTGAGACTAATTATTATAAGAAAGAACATATAATGTCATGtcattgatttaaaattttaattggaatAATAATGTACCATATACACTATTTTAATATGAGAATAACATTTTAATCATAAGtaaactttttttcatttcacttgAAACAACAATTAAGTTTCATTCCAGTTCTCTTTGGATTTCCTttccaaatataaaatttgtgagtGATCACTATATATGATAATTGGGGAAAGAGTAAAATtaggaaaacaatatttttcataactattttcataattgttgcaTGACCTTTAATTCGGACAACAAGATATAGGGGTGAGCAGAAAAATTGGTAACCTAACTTAACTTGTATGATCCAAATTGAATTGATCCATAATGGATGGATTTGTCGGAATACTTAGTCGGGATCAGGAGCAGAAAAATTGGTAACCCAACTTAACTTGTATGGTCCAAATTGAATTGATCCATAATAGATGGATTTGTTGGAAttgttcccccccccccccccccccccttcttccACTATCATGCCTTACCCCTTTGTTGTCCCTCAATGGACTTGCACCTTTGCTCCCCCTTGCTAGTTTCACCTCTGCCATGCTCCTCATTGGCACCACCCAGCTTTTTGATGTCTTCTCCATATCATATCTGGCCTCATTGTTATCACTCACTATTATTTACTTGATCTCCCTCTTTCAACAACCATTCATCCACAACCTAATGAAATTGAGTGATCTAATCGTTGACTCAAAGTGGATCCCAATTAATTAATGTATTTGACCCTTTTCAATATGTGgtagtttaaaaaattttcatccaaaagcaATTGGATCGAGTGATTGGTATGGAAGCAATTCGAACTAATCTAACCCATGCCTCCCCCTAATAGGATATATCagattcaaacttttttttaaaatttttattttaatatatatatatatatatatatgtagatatATAataggaaaaaggaagaaagatgTGATTTTGGAACCATGAAGAATACTATTATTGCTGTCTATCacctaatataatatattaatagaAAAACATGTAATGATTTGAACCCAATTTAACTTATGGATTATGTTTATTATACACAAACTGTTACAGATATTTTACacactttatttttaaattgaaattgagaCATGAAGTTACCATTTTGAAGTAACCATGATTTCAAATCATTGTTTCaatttgtttccaaaaaaaaaaatatattcattgTTTCAATTCAAAAATGGTGCGTAGGTAAACCTACGTAAGAGATCACGTGGAAAGTATATTACCCCTTACTTATTAGATTAGTAGGAAAACATGTAATGTTTATCCAATTGTTGGATGTGACAAGCTCGCATGCTTTAGCTGATATAGAGGACGATTTTCCTCATGTTACAGTGCTTTAAATGATTACAATGAACAATGTATATGTCACACTCACCACTTCAACAATGACATCAAAGTTTACTGCTGAGTTCTGAAAGCCAGACTAGCTAGAATTCTGGACTTTGCTCGATGGCTGACTGGACGTTAGCCCCGCGCGCGCTCTTGATGGTCCCACAAAAGTAGACGTACGTGTGGGCCCACCGACTGATGATCATGATCAATCAGAGTTCTACACCACTTGATGATAGGTATTAGGTCATtgtcactcactcactcactcactctctaGTCTCTTCCAGTGCGAGCCAGGTAATACAGTCGCCGACCCACggggattttttttcttagaaaaacaGTGCCATGcaaagcattttttattttactagtttaaaaaaacaaacaaaaaaatgctTTACAAATCAGTCTTATTTTCATGAACATTTAAATAAATCTCCGAGAGACACTTAGGTTAGCTCCTAGGAATCTAATAAGCTTTCTCTCCTTATATTTAGAAAGCTGTTCTCTTGTGTCTCCCTCACAAATTAAAGCTACAAGCAGTTGAGCtaaagacacacacacacacatatacacacactcaTTCACATGGACTCCCAACATGGAAATTATCAAACAGTTTCTATTACAAAGACTGTGCCTGTGTATCCAAAACTTTTACACCCTCAAAAAGTTTTGAACCTCTCAAACTTGGACAGGCAGTGTCCAATTctaatgtacttggttttctTTTATAACCCATCTCATGCTAACAAAAATTTGTCACTTAATTCTGTGTTTGGCAGCTTGAAATCTGGGTTGGAGGAGACCTTGTCGGTTTGGTACCCGGCAGCGGGTAGACTTTGCCCGAACCGAAACGATGGAAAGCTCGATCTCTGGTGCAACAATAATGGTGCAATTCTAGTTGAGGCAGTGACCCAAGTTAAGATCTCACAGCTTGGAGACCTCTCTCAGTACAATGACTTTTTGGAGAAATTGGTGTACAAGCCTGTTTTTGATGGAAACTTCTCTAATATGCCTCTGGTTGTTGCTCAGGTGAGATTTCCCCTTGAAGCCCTTAAATCAAATTAGTCATTTCTATGGTTTTCCCAAGCCTTACTTATGAAGTTTGTTACAAAATTATCAATGGCCCTAAACCTTTCattaattagggttttttttttttttttttggtctcttgggaaattaaattgtaacataTAGTATCGATATTTGTCCATAAATTTATACCCAAAAGGCTTCCACATCCAGCAACTGTGATAACAGTTTTCtcgaaaaaagaagagatttgaTTATATTGGTCACACACAGGGTGGTAGCTACATGTATTTCCATGCCCTTTGGGAACATGCTTCCTTCACACTGGACAACAAAGGTGACACAACAACTTGTTCAAAATTTCTTAAGataaaattgtaacaattaTCGAGAAAACCAGCATATTATATGAAATATTACTGATTACATATCATCACTAACTTGTTTTTGAGCACTGATGGTAAGATCCACAATCGAAAACAGTGAAAAGGTGAGTCAAAAGTGATATCAAGAATCTGGTTTTCCCCCCGGATAAATATCAAGAACCTGGTTTTGAAGTGATAGATagggttttgttttctttttctttttctttttggtgggtAATCTTAAGTAGTAAagtggtgttggtgttggtgtagGTGACAAAGTTTGGTTGTGGAGGTTATTCAATAGGTTTCGGTGCAAGCCACTCGTTGTTTGATGGACCGGCCACCTATGATTTCTTGTGCGCATGGGCTTCTAATTCTGCTATAATGAAAGCAAAGGGAGGTCTTGAGCAGCAGCAAAAACCAGTGCATGAGCGAGGAACACTGTTGGCTAATTGTAGAGCCCCAAACATGGCTACAAGGTTATCCAAAAACCCAGGTTCAGTGACAAGGGCTGCAGCCATTGATCATCTATATCAGTTGATAATGCAAGCTACTACTCATAATCAAAATCTCTCCGACATGGGGAGCTCCAATCAGAAGAGTTACCTTTTTAGGACCTTTCATCTAAGTGGTGCAATGATAGAAAGCTTGAAGAGGAAAGTCTTGGGTCAGAGAGGAGGTAGCTTTACTTGCTCATCCTTTGATGTGGTTGCAGCTCACCTTTGGAAGGTAAATTTTTCAACTCGCTAAAAACTTTTCCACCCTCTTcgttttttgatgaataaactaaaaaagggtgtttatttcatgttttcagtaataaaaaCTCAAGTATATGTAACATACTGTATACAAGttttttcccaaactaaaatttaggTTCTGTAGTAATGAACTAATGATAAGACTATGCTTTTAGACTATTTGAGTAGATTTAGTTGTAGATCTTCAACCTAGTTACCAGACAAAATATAGCGCAATCATTAATATCTGGAACTAATTTACTTAagatcttcaattttttttatttttttttattttaaagtatattgtTGAGAGTTTTGTAGTTTAGCAATCTTGTTTAGTCTCTATTATTACTACGAAAaccttgtaaaaaaaaaaccaatgattAAATCCTCTAATAGCTTATTGTAACAActgaattaaagaaaaaagaaatagaattctataagaaaaagaattaagtTAAAAAAGAGTTTACATTAGACTTGAAAAgtacaaataaaaaagtgtcCAGAGAGGAGTGTGAAAAAACAACCATTAATGCTACAAAATATagatttcacaaattttttcataatttgtgaATGTTATAGATTGTAATTTGTATTACATCACTTTCATATGGACTATGAAAAtgtttgtaatttgtaatttatgaCGTAAACCCATgaagatagaaattttttgttggtcCTATGCAAACATGTGCGAAAACCTAGTTGTGACTTGTGACTTGTCAGCTTCAAGGTATCAGCTCTATATACAACAAAAATTGAccgctgtgtgtgtgtgtaaatctTGATTATTTTTACAAATCCCCAATATTCCTAGATCTCAATATGTTATGATGCGGTATCAAAGGTCTGACGAGGACAACTTGGCAAATTTTCAGTGCTAATGAGATTTATCGagataagtcatttgtaataaTATGCTCGACAGCATTCTAATGATTCAGGTTCAGACAAGACAAGTATATAGAGCGGAAACAAGTTGTTTTAGCAGTTTTAGAAGTATATACAATATCTGATGCGTCCCATTTGTAATCACCAAAAGTGAGATAAAATCTTACAGGATTGGCATCTTGTCCTTTCTCATGTGTGAAAAGTTCATAGTCAGATAATTACAACTCAGGATCAACCGTGACAAAGGTTTGAGCTAATAATATAACGAGTTTTGGAGTTTTATGATCACTTAACgatgtaaatataaaaaattcacaactttCTTCTTAAGATGGCTAAGTTGTATTAGATATAATACTTCTTATGAGGATATCATTAATTCCacttttattatacatcaaTTATAACATGCAATCTtcattgttattaaaaaaaattgtgaaatttcaTCCTTAGACTTGTTGTATACATTGTTtaataatatatcaaatttcacaattgttgTGGTGTTAAATTGTGAttagtgtataataaaagtgatgtcagtaGTGGTTTCATTTGATGATGTTCACTAATCAAAATTTGTCACCTCCACAAGCTGTgaacaaaaattgtaaaatttggggtgggtttttttttttttttttttttttcggtaaaaaggaaaatttgttGTGGTTTGTAACATTACTGGTTGATTCATGATTACTTGGATACACTGTATACAAGACAGTAATGTAGAATTAACAACCTATACATGAATTTTGAATATTGATTGTCAATTCAGGCAAGGACCAGGGCTTTAGGAGTGAGGAAAGAAACCATGGTGTGCTTGCAATTTGCTGTGGACACAAGGAACAAAATGGTGCCGCCTCTACCAAATGGTTTCAGTGGCAATGCTTATGTGCTTGCCTCTGTTGCGTTGACAGCAGGAGCATTGGAGGAACAAAGCCATGAAACCATAGTTGAGAAAATAAGGGAAGCTAAGAATTCCATAAGCAATGACTACGTGAATGCATATGTTGATGCACTTGAAGGACCACAGGGTTCTCTCCCTCCTCTGAAGGAGCTGACCATAGTTTCTGATTGGACCCGAATGCCATTCCACAAGATCTCACTCTTACATGGAGAAGCAGCTTATGCATCTCCATTGGTTTCTCCAATCCCACAGGTTGCATTCTTCATACAGAATCCTAATGATAACAGGGGCATTGATGTGAGGATTGGTTTGCTTTCAAAGACCCTCGATCCCTTCTCTCACTACTTCCTCAATGGagtgcaataaaataaactgtGATCTCTCCccatccttttttattttttttggtcttattTTAGTTGGTGGAGAGGTTTAGGTGGTCTGCCAAAAGGGCTAATAGAAAAGTGATTATATATAGTATCACTGTTATGATTGTGACTTGTCTTGCTGAGTTGTTCAAGAACTAATATTCCTATACATAATATAGATGAAATGTCGTTTGGTAAAGACACAATATGGAGCCAAATAAAGTTGAatgcacttttcttttttagaacaatgttctatttttttaatgtgggtCCTTTAATCTCGGAGTAATCTTAATTATTATACATTTAAGGAAAGCATGTGTTAGTGTAATCAAGTAACATCAATTACTCTATCATGCATTGTCAAACCATGGACAACGATGCGTTTCTGTACTACAAATTGAACAAGCCTGattcataaatcataaaaatgCTCAATCAACAAGAAAATCCGAACCTAATCTTATCAAGTAAATCTATTATAAAGGCAAAAGTGGACGTGTTGATAGATGTGTCATGAATTATGCAACAAGAAAATCATCAAGGACAATGTTTAGAATGCAAGTCCTTCTGTCTCTAGTAGTTGGCTGTTTCACATGCATGTCCCAAGGGAATAAGGGTCGCATCCAAAGTCTCCTTCGATCAGTTTCAACTTATCTTGTTCCTGCATTACCAAAATCATGTCATTGAATGTCCAATAACAATACAAAATATAGTGACAACAATGCAATCATGCCTGTTTTGATTCTTCAATGCAAAGATAATGTGAATGCCAAAACAAGGTATTCATCAAGTTAACCAAAAGGTTGCTAGTCAGGCAAAAAAAGATCTGGGTATTATGCAGACAGATTTATTAGTCAGTTAATTATTTACTACTATTTTATTAAGGTGATAATGCAAGGAGACAATGACAttcattaaaatccaaaatattaaatttataacttATAAGATCTGCCCTGATTTGAAAAAATTACAGTGGAATGATTGCACCATTTTACAGGCATGTTCAAGGAAATTAAAATAGCTATCACAAGACACGATGTACCAAACATCCCTCATAACATGGGAAAGGAAGCAgagacaaaaaagaaatgagaaCAAATCAGTGAAAACTCATCCATTTAACAAGACGAGTGTCTTCAGATGAGATTAAAGACCCACCACCCCCACCACCtctctattattattacaatggTGGCCAAGATGTTGACAGCTACATATCTTTTTCAGTAGACTCACTGTAATGGGTATATGTGTCAACCTGAAGGAAGTTATAGGGGGGGACCTTATATACGTTTAGTGGACTGTGTAATTGCATTATTTGTTGGCATGCAAGGGATTCCAAAAGAACCAGGAAACATACACTGAGACAATGCCCCAAGAGATGACTTGAAGTAACAACAATGACAAGAAGTTCAAGAAATAATCCCTGTTGCAACCTACCTGGCTGTCTCTTATAAAAGTGAAGTGAGGCTGTGAGAGGTGTAATTTATCCTAGATCAAACAAACGACTTTTTTATCCTATGTTGGATAACCTgctctatttcttttctaatttattgGAAAGCTATAGATCTTGAACCCATGAGCTGACCTACAACCCATTTTGTTGGTGATGAATTTAGATGGTTTGCCATTTCACTCTATCAATAACCATATCAACCATTTTATGAATAGCTATgaacgatttttttttaaaggaaccatttaaaaaaaaaaaaataaataaacgaaACAAGAAAAAATGCATGGACAGACAAGTACTAGTAGCCTTGAGTTTGAAACTAATCTCCTTCAAGAAATTAACTCTTCTccaattttgaaaatgaaaaattgttcACACAAGCATAAATTAACGATTATTTGGTGACCATGAAATAGACATGCCATCTACAACTTAAATAGCCTAAAGACAAATTTGAAAACAGTATCAGACAATTAGATTGAAAAGAAATCACTTGTTCTATTTGCAACACATACACACTGAATGTATAGCTTTTAcctttttctatcattttacaTATCATTTGCTTCAAAGATGAATTAGGATGACATTGCTTGTATATTCATATCAAGGCCTTATGAATATTTGTATCACCTACTCAGACAcagaataatataaaaaagatatttgCAAGTCAGATGAATTTTATAGCCAAGAACagcttcttttttattatatagggTAAGAAAAACAAAGGTGCAATATATCAAATGCTGCCTGATCTTTCAAATGTAAAGATtctattgaaatattatttatttatttttttggtaagttaAGATTCTATTGAAATCCTAATCTAGTTCTTGGCGGTCCAAATGAGCAAATAGGACAATCTTGTGTAAGCATTCAGCCAGTGTGTAAGTTCTTGGATGGGTCAATTATCAATCCAGTGAAACAGTGTAATTCCTAATTACGATTTCCAATTATATAAGGTGCTgatacacaaacacaaacaaacatatatatggTAAGTAAATTGGGGCAAGGGGGCTGGTGGGACTCGAACCTAGTGCCCAGACACCACAAGAGGTGCTGGAACCACTGGAATATCCATCTAATAACGTGCTGATATACACAAACATTCAATGATCATCAATATGGACCAATACATATGCACAAACACATAAAGGGCTTAAGAACACTAATACATAATGCGCATGGGCTATGTATGGAGCAGAATATAACAAATTTTCGGACTGAGGCCACATTTGGAAGGAAGGAATAGACACGGTAATAGAATAACTATTCTGAAGGAAAAGTTTTTGCTGTTTGGCTGTGTTTTCCTTACAGAGAATAactatttcttaaaaaagaatACCTAAAAGGGTCATTGTTGGCTGCTGTTCccaccaaagaaagaaaaatcagtCGCTCCCCTCTGGATACACAGGTACtttctctccctccctctccctctctctctcatctgtTTTATGCTATTGATATGTAAAAGATtccttataatttcattttctagTTTTTCAATGAATATGTtgatttcaattattattattattattattattttaaatctaGCTTAGTTCTACCAAGTTCACTAAAAGTATTACAATCTTTCAGaacctcatatatatatatatatacacacacacactatagttggattaattttttttggaaacatttttttaattaagaactTATTTTATATGATAACATGATATTCAAGCAAGTAAAACTTTAACATTCATGGAAGatattatcatttctttttccttagtAATATTTATGACTTTATGgagatattaattattaaacaaaggaaaataacattaattataaaattattcaattaatgaCAGACCTAACTACGATGACAAGTGTCTTCCACCAAAAGTGACAAGTCATGAGTTTGAGTTCAGGAAT is a genomic window of Quercus lobata isolate SW786 chromosome 2, ValleyOak3.0 Primary Assembly, whole genome shotgun sequence containing:
- the LOC115974880 gene encoding brassinosteroid-related acyltransferase 1, whose product is MDSQHGNYQTVSITKTVPVYPKLLHPQKVLNLSNLDRQCPILMYLVFFYNPSHANKNLSLNSVFGSLKSGLEETLSVWYPAAGRLCPNRNDGKLDLWCNNNGAILVEAVTQVKISQLGDLSQYNDFLEKLVYKPVFDGNFSNMPLVVAQVTKFGCGGYSIGFGASHSLFDGPATYDFLCAWASNSAIMKAKGGLEQQQKPVHERGTLLANCRAPNMATRLSKNPGSVTRAAAIDHLYQLIMQATTHNQNLSDMGSSNQKSYLFRTFHLSGAMIESLKRKVLGQRGGSFTCSSFDVVAAHLWKARTRALGVRKETMVCLQFAVDTRNKMVPPLPNGFSGNAYVLASVALTAGALEEQSHETIVEKIREAKNSISNDYVNAYVDALEGPQGSLPPLKELTIVSDWTRMPFHKISLLHGEAAYASPLVSPIPQVAFFIQNPNDNRGIDVRIGLLSKTLDPFSHYFLNGVQ